The genomic DNA CACCTGCTCGGCGGTACCGGAGGTGGTGGCCTTGACCAGGGCGTCGACCTGCTTCTGCAGCTCGGCGGTCGCGGTCGCGGTCAGGTCGGAGGCCGCCGCCGTCCCGTCGTCGCCCGGTGCCGCGACGGGCGCCGGCAGCGTGACCGGGGTGTCGGTCCCGGCCTCCGGCGCGGTCACGGCCGGCGGCTGGGCCGGGGTGGTCGTGCCGGGGGTGGTCGTGCCCGGGGTGGTCGCCGCGTCGTCGGCGTCCGTGTCCGCCGCCTCCGCCTTGGCGAGGGCGTCCTTGACGGCGGCGGAGAGCTTGTCGGCGTCCGTGGCGGAGAGCTGGCCGTTGTCGGCCTTGAGGATGGCGCCGAGCATGTCGGTGACGGGCGTGAGCACGCCGCCCAGACCGGCCAGGCTGCCGACCTGGCTCTGCAGTTCCTCGGCGTCGGGGAGGGGTGCGCGGGACGCCGCGTGGGTGCGTTCCCGGACCGAGTCGCCGTCGGCCGCCATCACCGCCGGACCGGAGATACCGATCAGCAGGCCGGCGCAGAGAGCGGAGGTGGCGATTCGCCGTGCGGGCAGACGCATGGGGGGTCCTTTCGGTGGTGCGTCGGATGTTGTGCCCACCGTGGAAGCGCCCTCGGCGCTCTGCAACGCAGGCGGCGCCCCGGCGCGCCCGCCCGCCCTTCTCGCGGGCCGCGTCCTACCTGGTGAGACGCCCTGTCAAGGTCCGTGCGCCGTGTCGCCGCCCGGTCCCCCCATTCGGGGCAGCACACCGCCGTCCGCGCGGCAACGCGAACCGGCCGCCCGCTCGCGGAGGAACCGCGGTACGGACGGCCGGTACGGCAAGTGGTGAGCCGACGTCAGTCGTTCTCGCACTCGTTGCCGAACGCCGGGTTCAGCAGGCCGATGATGTCGATGGTGTTGCCACAGACGTTGACCGGGATGTGGACCGGGACCTGCACCACGTTGCCGGACAGGACGCCCGGGGAGTGGGCGGCGGCGGCCTGCGCGCCGCTGTCGGCGGCGGCGACACCGGCGGTGCCCGCCACCGCGGCGGCGGCGACGGAGGTCAGGGCCAGGCCCTTCGCGATACGCGACATGGAGAAGTGCTCCTTGGGGTTGTACACACATCCGGGCGGCTGCCCGGCGCAGTGTCAACGCGTGGCACGGGCGCGAGTTGTGCCGCCAAAGGGGTGATCTCGCGAAATACCGGCGTTCACAAATCCAACACACTTACCCGATTTCGCCGTATTAGTACGGATAGCGGCTAGAGTCCCACACCATTCGACGCACCCATTCGACGCATCCACTCGACGCACCCGTTCGACGCACCCGTATGGCGAGGAAACGCGCATGCACCTGCCACCGACCGGCTTACGGCCACGGGTTCTGCACCTCACTCAGCCGGTGGGCGGCGGGGTCGCCCGGGTGGTGACGGACCTGACGCGGGCTCAGCTCGCCGCCGGACTGCGCGTCGCGGTCGCCTGCCCCGCCGGGGGCCTCGCCGACCGGCTGCGTGCGCTGGGCGCCGATGTGCGGCACTGGCCGTCGACCCGCTCACCCGGCCCGGCGCTGGTGCCGGAGGTACGGCGGCTCGTGCGCGTGGTCGAGGAGGTACGGCCCGACCTGGTGCACGCGCACAGTGCCAAGGCCGGTCTGGCCGGGCGGCTCGCCGTGCGGGGCCGGATTCCGACCGTGTTCCAGCCGCACGCCTGGTCGTTCGAGGCGGTCGGCGGCGCCGCCGCGCTCCTCGCGCTCGGCTGGGAGCGGTGGGCGGCGCGCTGGACGGCGCGGACGGTGTGCGTGAGCGAGGCGGAACGGCTGCGGGGGACACAGGCCGGGCTGCGCGGACCCTGGACGGTGATCCCGAACGGCGTCGACCTCGCCCGCCCCCTCGCCGAAGCCCCCGACGAGGCTCCCGCCGGCACCCCCGGCGGCG from Streptomyces sp. CB09001 includes the following:
- the chpG gene encoding chaplin ChpG; protein product: MSRIAKGLALTSVAAAAVAGTAGVAAADSGAQAAAAHSPGVLSGNVVQVPVHIPVNVCGNTIDIIGLLNPAFGNECEND